Proteins encoded in a region of the Nicotiana tomentosiformis chromosome 9, ASM39032v3, whole genome shotgun sequence genome:
- the LOC104093968 gene encoding protein REGULATOR OF FATTY ACID COMPOSITION 3, chloroplastic codes for MDSLLLTSSPDIGNLLSSSSPFSKCYPSISSANGYSSFFLYFLHKNPSSQKLRTSVVSSASNNNKKKKSDSHSFVPKPDEATGPFPEAVLLRERKVQEDGRLLPEFADAEEKELFEALNLQLESDLNVEQMRHYEVVFLIHEDRADEVESVNTKIQEFLKEKKGKLWRFSDWGMRRLAYKIQKASRAHYILMNFELEAKWINDFKSMLDKDERVIRHLVMKQDKAETEDCPPPPELHTLRAGMDDENEEDMDDFDAYEEDDLEGEDDIDMGMYDDDTDGVILVDVDDNVDGWDSRNSQQINTHKIGQRKVSVKIS; via the exons ATGGACTCCCTTCTTCTTACCTCTTCCCCTGATATTGGAAATTTGCTCAGCTCCTCCTCTCCTTTCTCTAAATGTTATCCTTCCATTTCTTCAGCAAATGGGTACTCTTCTTTCTTCCTATATTTTCTCCACAAGAACCCCTCCTCACAGAAACTTAGGACCTCAGTTGTTTCTTCAGCATCaaacaacaacaagaagaagaaaTCTGATTCCCATAGCTTTGTTCCTAAACCCGATGAAGCCACTGGTCCTTTTCCTGAAGCTGTGCTCCTTAGAGAG AGGAAGGTCCAAGAAGACGGTAGACTTCTACCTGAGTTTGCAGATGCTGAAGAGA AGGAACTTTTTGAGGCTCTAAATCTGCAGCTGGAGAGTGATCTGAATGTGGAACAGA TGAGACACTATGAAGTGGTATTTCTGATTCATGAGGATCGTGCAGACGAGGTCGAGAGTGTGAACACGAAAATTCAAG AATTTTTGAAAGAGAAGAAAGGAAAGTTGTGGAGATTCAGTGACTGGGGTATGCGTAGACTGGCATACAAGATTCAGAAAGCATCACGAGCTCATTACATTTTGATGAATTTTGAGTTGGAAGCCAAATGGATTAACGATTTCAAGAGCATGCTTGACAAAGATGAGAGAGTCATACGACATCTAGTGATGAAGCAGGACAAGGCAGAAACAGAGGATTGTCCTCCTCCTCCTGAGCTCCATACTTTGCGTGCTGGTATGGATGATGAAAATGAAGAGGACATGGATGATTTTGATGCCTATGAGGAAGACGATTTGGAGGGTGAGGATGACATTGATATGGGAATGTATGATGATGATACTGATGGTGTTATTCTCGTGGATGTTGACGATAATGTAGATGGTTGGGACAGTAGAAACAGTCAGCAAATTAATACACACAAGATAGGACAAAGGAAAGTGAGTGTGAAAATTAGTTAG